One genomic region from Solwaraspora sp. WMMD792 encodes:
- a CDS encoding trans-aconitate 2-methyltransferase has product MWDPAAYLRFTDHRSRPFADLLARVAVADPAVVVDLGCGPGTLTVHLADRWPGATVTGIDSSTEMITAARALGSPVRFDVGDVTDWEPGPDVDVAICNAVLQWVPEHPALLDRWAARLRPGAVLAFQVPGNFDAPSHQAIRSVAADARWRDRLPEIRGGDVVLDPAGYATRLLRSGCTVDAWESTYLHLLPAVAADPATHPVLAWVEGTAARPVRAALDDAGWAAFRRRLGEELAARYPVRDGLVAFPFRRVFVVATKPTG; this is encoded by the coding sequence ATGTGGGATCCGGCCGCCTACCTGCGCTTCACCGACCACCGCTCCCGCCCGTTCGCTGATCTGCTGGCCAGGGTCGCCGTCGCCGACCCGGCCGTGGTCGTCGACCTCGGCTGCGGGCCGGGCACCCTCACCGTCCACCTGGCCGACCGCTGGCCGGGAGCCACCGTGACCGGGATCGACTCGTCGACCGAGATGATCACCGCCGCCCGGGCGCTCGGGTCACCGGTCCGGTTCGACGTCGGCGACGTGACCGACTGGGAGCCCGGCCCGGACGTCGATGTGGCGATCTGCAACGCCGTACTGCAATGGGTGCCCGAGCATCCCGCCCTGCTCGACCGGTGGGCGGCGCGGTTGCGGCCGGGGGCGGTGCTGGCCTTCCAGGTGCCGGGCAACTTCGACGCCCCGTCGCACCAGGCGATCCGTTCGGTCGCGGCGGACGCTCGCTGGCGGGATCGGTTGCCGGAGATCCGCGGCGGCGACGTGGTGCTCGACCCGGCCGGCTACGCCACCCGACTGCTGCGCTCCGGCTGTACGGTCGACGCTTGGGAGTCCACGTACCTGCATCTGCTGCCGGCCGTGGCCGCCGACCCGGCGACGCATCCGGTGCTGGCCTGGGTCGAGGGGACCGCCGCCCGACCGGTCCGGGCCGCCCTCGACGACGCGGGCTGGGCTGCGTTCCGTCGGCGGCTCGGCGAGGAGTTGGCGGCCCGGTACCCGGTCCGGGACGGGCTCGTCGCGTTCCCGTTCCGACGGGTGTTCGTGGTGGCGACGAAGCCGACTGGCTAA
- a CDS encoding GNAT family N-acetyltransferase: MPTVQPSALRPEYSALHPEYPVRTERLLLRPLTGDDVNALLAYRSLPDVCRYVPFEPMTRDVVVQRLATQWANTGLTDEGQALTLGVEVAATGRLIGDVVLFWRSRVHRGGEIGYVVHPDAAGQGYATEAARALLALGFDQLGLHRIVARVDERNESSARLARRLGMRQEARLVRSELFKGEWSTELDFAMLAEEWAAYRDARTPDRQ, encoded by the coding sequence GTGCCGACCGTGCAGCCGTCCGCCCTGCGTCCCGAATATTCTGCCCTGCATCCCGAATATCCGGTCCGCACCGAGCGGCTGCTGCTGCGACCGCTGACCGGCGACGACGTCAACGCGCTGCTCGCCTACCGCAGCCTGCCGGACGTCTGCCGGTACGTGCCGTTCGAGCCGATGACCCGCGACGTCGTCGTCCAACGGCTCGCCACCCAGTGGGCCAACACCGGCCTCACCGACGAAGGTCAGGCCCTCACCCTCGGCGTCGAGGTTGCGGCCACCGGTCGGCTGATCGGGGACGTCGTGCTCTTCTGGCGCAGCCGGGTCCATCGCGGCGGCGAGATCGGGTACGTCGTACATCCGGACGCCGCCGGCCAGGGCTACGCCACCGAGGCGGCACGGGCGCTGCTCGCCCTCGGCTTCGACCAGCTCGGCCTGCACCGGATCGTGGCCCGGGTGGACGAGCGCAACGAGTCGTCGGCCCGGCTGGCCCGGCGCCTCGGAATGCGTCAGGAAGCCCGGCTGGTGCGCAGCGAACTGTTCAAAGGTGAATGGAGTACGGAACTCGACTTCGCGATGCTCGCCGAGGAGTGGGCGGCGTACCGTGACGCCCGGACGCCGGATCGGCAGTGA
- a CDS encoding S8 family serine peptidase — MSGRKPSLPRLLPRARRLLAVTAGAVLAGGLLGVPLPVSAAPTDGGADAPGAGTAAVAEELQATVAESTGDRVQALLMLPNPQRYPTNPDTAVDQLRAHSEEIQAEVETALEEHAETAGDVRVVNRFWITNMLLVEFTADASRLSALASLPGVQRVLPNFTLSVPETEMTAAADPAASIIDDRITWGMDRIGVEKVWTELGLDGTGVRVVTLDTGVAIDHPDLVGKMATDDPTDPTYPGGWMEFSSAGGLVSSEPHDSSTHGTHVSGTIHGGAASGVIIGGAPGAEMAHGLVIPGGSGSFAQVAAGMQWAVAPTDSAGNPAGRPADVVSMSLGAPSYSTEMVAPTRAIVAAGAFPSFAIGNEDILGSCGVGSSSPGNVYEAVGVGATDIDDNVADFSCGNVVNKSSWASPPADWPDSWVTPDLSAPGDEVWSAHPDGSYRYASGTSMATPHTSAVAALLLQGAPELSVDATRTALIDTAFWDDRYADVAPDTRYGHGRIDAYAAAVQVALDSGVTGQVTTAGTGAPVADATVTVTPGGASVRTGDDGSFTLRLAPGSYTLTATAFGHETASVADVVVVEESFTTVDLAMVPLPIGVVTGAATFNESGHGVPGVTVTVSADGAPVGSPVVTGTDGSYRLELPAGSYRITADHPRFDVSPAVEVTIPEGGAVTADFTLSPPPQTVALVGSYVDTYADEIFAPRGIETVIYDWDELVAAADHPVVVLGYGVSSDYDEATFQAFLDATDAAGTGVIFTDHAYSTGNGIRQLSQHTGQPVSTGSNTGGTGVAESYYEVTAEHPILDGYAVGDRIPLDNSTQAKWIAWFGDYSGDGRQTLADLGRSDTTGIYGGGIGVDQRATNRHVLLSTHGVSVTRGPVDWTEQATQVFLDAIDWAARPAEEGQPYFAVHGLTVDPEVVKSNEPVRVTAQVKNIGAAAGPYQAVLRVDGESAATTTVNLGSGVNQTVSWTVQRAELGNYAVTLEYLTGSFRVRPPRVSLTARTVDAPDAEPGPLAGAAVELVHDGAVIPVGATDDAGTLTFETPAAVDRYTLVVRKAAADGGTSYLLHKVITVFDDDEVLFAPRVLAGGPAGAEAAQDLSTRVDLAADLVGGNHAATVYLRPAGTAPWAYSFGPGPLVATLDSYQAVTVHQLPRLERDWWLVSEILPEMDWIDPFDATFGFGGAAQVELAASTPEPGSVEVDWSVTDAHGHPFATVRATDVRPFADLPAVTRLEDVVPAVRALAPNEARPVLRLSDPDGAEIRAGYLDWAAQPYGFEVDDPQPGRYQLQLELDTGWYSGLVDAESSLVLAEAATITSTYPQTAEVDGWFHPEVRVVNPSGVDQGTAESTLTVTHPDGDLLARDVAVQLRVDGAWVRVPMSVQDGTLVGTISPEVALTAGTDLTWELHVRTRRPGEFTFTHQLTGGAVAVTASSAVTVG; from the coding sequence ATGTCAGGACGCAAGCCCTCCCTACCACGACTATTGCCCCGGGCACGCCGCCTGCTGGCCGTCACCGCTGGTGCCGTGCTGGCCGGCGGGCTGCTCGGCGTACCGCTGCCCGTCTCGGCCGCGCCCACCGACGGCGGTGCCGACGCCCCCGGTGCCGGCACCGCCGCAGTCGCCGAGGAGTTACAGGCCACAGTCGCCGAATCGACCGGCGACCGGGTCCAGGCGCTGCTGATGCTGCCCAACCCGCAGCGCTATCCGACCAACCCGGACACCGCCGTCGACCAACTGCGCGCCCACTCCGAGGAGATCCAGGCCGAGGTCGAAACGGCGCTGGAAGAGCACGCCGAGACCGCCGGCGACGTACGGGTGGTCAACCGCTTCTGGATCACCAACATGCTGCTCGTCGAGTTCACCGCCGACGCCTCCCGGCTGTCGGCGCTGGCGAGCCTGCCCGGCGTGCAACGGGTGCTGCCGAACTTCACCCTGAGCGTGCCGGAGACCGAGATGACCGCCGCCGCCGACCCGGCCGCGTCGATCATCGACGACCGGATCACCTGGGGCATGGACCGCATCGGCGTCGAAAAGGTCTGGACCGAGCTCGGTCTGGACGGCACCGGCGTCCGGGTGGTCACTCTGGACACCGGGGTCGCCATCGACCACCCCGACCTGGTCGGCAAGATGGCCACCGACGACCCGACCGACCCGACCTACCCGGGTGGCTGGATGGAGTTCAGCTCCGCCGGCGGTCTGGTCTCCTCGGAGCCGCACGACTCGTCCACTCACGGTACGCACGTCTCCGGCACCATCCACGGTGGTGCGGCGTCCGGCGTGATCATCGGCGGCGCGCCCGGTGCCGAGATGGCGCACGGCCTGGTGATCCCCGGCGGAAGCGGCTCCTTCGCCCAGGTCGCCGCCGGCATGCAGTGGGCTGTCGCACCGACCGACTCGGCCGGCAACCCGGCGGGCCGCCCGGCCGACGTGGTCAGCATGTCGCTCGGGGCACCGAGCTACTCGACGGAAATGGTCGCCCCGACCCGGGCGATCGTCGCCGCCGGTGCGTTCCCGTCGTTCGCCATCGGCAACGAGGACATCCTCGGCAGCTGCGGCGTCGGTTCGTCCAGCCCCGGCAACGTGTACGAGGCCGTCGGCGTCGGTGCCACCGACATCGACGACAACGTCGCCGACTTCTCCTGCGGCAACGTGGTCAACAAGTCCAGCTGGGCCAGCCCACCCGCGGACTGGCCGGACAGCTGGGTCACCCCGGACCTGTCCGCCCCGGGCGACGAGGTGTGGTCGGCCCACCCGGACGGCAGCTACCGCTACGCCAGCGGCACCTCGATGGCCACCCCGCACACCAGCGCGGTCGCCGCGCTGCTGCTGCAGGGCGCGCCGGAGCTCAGCGTCGACGCGACCCGCACCGCACTGATCGACACCGCGTTCTGGGACGACCGGTACGCCGACGTGGCACCGGACACCCGGTACGGCCACGGCCGGATCGACGCGTACGCCGCCGCCGTGCAGGTGGCGCTCGACAGCGGCGTCACCGGCCAGGTCACCACCGCCGGCACCGGTGCCCCGGTCGCCGACGCCACGGTCACCGTCACGCCGGGCGGGGCCTCGGTGCGTACCGGTGACGACGGCAGCTTCACCCTGCGGCTGGCGCCCGGCAGCTACACGCTGACCGCCACCGCGTTCGGTCACGAGACCGCCAGCGTCGCCGACGTCGTTGTGGTCGAGGAGTCGTTCACCACCGTCGACCTGGCGATGGTGCCGCTGCCGATCGGGGTGGTCACCGGCGCCGCGACGTTCAACGAGAGCGGCCACGGCGTACCCGGGGTGACGGTCACGGTCTCCGCCGACGGCGCGCCGGTCGGCAGCCCGGTGGTCACCGGCACCGACGGCAGCTACCGGCTCGAACTGCCGGCCGGCAGCTACCGGATCACCGCCGACCATCCCCGGTTCGACGTCTCCCCGGCCGTCGAGGTGACCATTCCGGAAGGCGGCGCGGTCACCGCCGACTTCACGCTCAGCCCGCCGCCGCAGACGGTCGCCCTGGTCGGCAGCTACGTCGACACGTACGCCGACGAGATCTTCGCCCCGCGCGGCATCGAGACGGTGATCTACGACTGGGACGAGCTGGTGGCCGCCGCCGACCATCCGGTCGTGGTGCTCGGCTACGGGGTGAGCAGCGACTACGACGAGGCGACCTTCCAGGCGTTCCTGGACGCCACCGACGCCGCCGGCACCGGGGTGATCTTCACCGACCACGCCTACAGCACCGGCAACGGCATCCGGCAGCTGTCCCAGCACACCGGGCAGCCCGTCTCGACCGGCTCCAACACCGGCGGCACCGGCGTGGCCGAGTCGTACTACGAGGTGACCGCCGAACACCCGATCCTCGACGGGTACGCCGTCGGTGACCGGATTCCGCTGGACAACAGCACCCAGGCCAAGTGGATCGCCTGGTTCGGCGACTACTCCGGCGACGGCCGGCAGACCCTCGCCGACCTGGGCCGCAGCGACACCACCGGGATCTACGGCGGCGGCATCGGCGTCGACCAGCGGGCCACCAACCGGCACGTGCTGCTGTCCACCCACGGTGTGTCGGTGACCCGTGGCCCGGTCGACTGGACCGAGCAGGCCACCCAGGTGTTCCTCGACGCCATCGACTGGGCGGCCCGCCCGGCCGAGGAAGGGCAGCCGTACTTCGCCGTGCACGGGTTGACGGTCGACCCGGAGGTGGTGAAGAGCAACGAACCGGTACGGGTCACCGCCCAGGTGAAGAACATCGGCGCGGCCGCCGGGCCGTACCAGGCGGTGCTGCGGGTCGACGGCGAGTCGGCGGCGACGACCACGGTCAACCTCGGCTCCGGCGTCAACCAGACGGTCAGCTGGACGGTCCAGCGGGCAGAGCTGGGCAACTACGCCGTGACGCTCGAGTACCTGACCGGGTCGTTCCGGGTGCGTCCGCCCCGGGTGAGCCTCACCGCGCGTACCGTCGATGCTCCGGACGCCGAGCCCGGCCCCCTGGCCGGTGCCGCGGTCGAGCTGGTCCACGACGGCGCGGTGATCCCGGTCGGTGCCACCGACGACGCCGGCACCCTCACCTTCGAGACGCCGGCCGCCGTCGACCGCTACACCCTGGTGGTGCGCAAGGCCGCGGCCGACGGTGGTACGTCGTACCTGCTGCACAAGGTGATCACGGTGTTCGACGACGACGAGGTGCTGTTCGCGCCCCGGGTGCTGGCCGGTGGGCCGGCCGGGGCCGAGGCGGCCCAGGACCTGTCGACCCGGGTGGACCTCGCCGCCGACCTGGTCGGCGGCAACCATGCGGCGACCGTCTACCTGCGCCCGGCCGGCACCGCTCCGTGGGCGTACTCGTTCGGGCCCGGACCGCTGGTCGCGACGCTGGACAGCTACCAGGCGGTCACCGTGCACCAGTTGCCCCGGTTGGAACGCGACTGGTGGCTGGTCAGCGAGATCCTGCCGGAGATGGACTGGATCGACCCGTTCGACGCCACGTTCGGCTTCGGCGGCGCGGCGCAGGTCGAACTGGCCGCGTCGACCCCGGAACCCGGCTCGGTCGAGGTGGACTGGTCGGTGACCGACGCGCACGGACACCCGTTCGCGACGGTGCGCGCCACCGACGTGCGGCCGTTCGCCGACCTGCCGGCGGTGACCCGCCTGGAGGACGTCGTGCCGGCGGTCCGGGCGTTGGCGCCCAACGAGGCCCGGCCGGTGCTGCGGCTGTCCGACCCGGACGGGGCCGAGATCCGGGCCGGCTACCTCGACTGGGCGGCCCAGCCGTACGGGTTCGAGGTCGACGACCCGCAACCCGGCCGGTACCAGCTCCAGCTGGAGCTGGACACCGGTTGGTACAGCGGGCTGGTCGACGCCGAGTCGTCCCTGGTGCTGGCCGAGGCGGCGACGATCACCTCGACCTACCCGCAGACCGCCGAGGTGGACGGCTGGTTCCACCCGGAGGTCCGGGTGGTCAACCCGAGCGGCGTCGACCAGGGCACCGCTGAGTCGACGCTGACGGTCACCCATCCCGACGGTGACCTGCTGGCCCGCGACGTCGCGGTGCAGCTGCGGGTCGACGGGGCCTGGGTCCGGGTGCCGATGTCGGTGCAGGACGGCACCCTGGTCGGCACCATCTCGCCGGAGGTGGCGCTGACCGCCGGCACCGACCTGACCTGGGAGCTGCACGTACGCACCCGCCGGCCCGGCGAGTTCACCTTCACCCACCAGCTGACCGGCGGTGCGGTGGCGGTGACCGCCAGCTCGGCGGTGACGGTGGGCTGA
- a CDS encoding YegS/Rv2252/BmrU family lipid kinase — protein sequence MRTKQELSDAIRQRQRAVLIVNAKSRRGRQFYTDAVRRLTDAGFELIASYPVDEPGELERSLDEAVRMAPDLLIAGGGDGTIGAAARLLAHRDIALGLLPLGTTNNFARTLGIPIDLDAAVRIISSGKVIDVDLGLAGDLPFANHVGIGLSAEVMLRTPPRLKRVVGKFAYPTTAAALMARHRPLRVSVRTASSNRDFQTHQLYVANGGHQAGRPITADANADDRLLVAYPVGGATRHSLLGATVRNAATGHRRTLRHDPFLAVGELLVETDRPAPVEIDGEVCGETPIRLRVDANALRVMAAAGTIDH from the coding sequence GTGCGGACCAAGCAGGAGTTGAGCGACGCCATCCGGCAGCGGCAGCGGGCGGTGCTGATCGTCAACGCCAAGTCCCGCCGGGGCCGCCAGTTCTACACCGACGCCGTCCGACGGCTGACCGACGCCGGCTTCGAGCTGATCGCCAGCTACCCGGTCGACGAGCCGGGCGAGCTGGAACGCAGCCTGGACGAGGCGGTCCGGATGGCCCCGGACCTGCTGATCGCCGGCGGTGGGGACGGCACCATCGGGGCCGCCGCCCGGCTGCTCGCCCACCGTGACATCGCGCTCGGGCTGCTGCCGTTGGGCACCACCAACAACTTCGCCCGTACGCTCGGGATCCCGATCGACCTGGACGCGGCGGTCCGGATCATCAGCTCCGGCAAGGTGATCGACGTCGATCTCGGCCTCGCCGGTGACCTGCCGTTCGCCAACCATGTCGGCATCGGGTTGTCCGCCGAGGTGATGCTGCGCACCCCGCCCCGGCTGAAACGGGTGGTCGGCAAGTTCGCCTATCCGACGACGGCGGCGGCGTTGATGGCCCGGCACCGTCCGCTACGGGTCAGCGTCCGCACCGCCAGCAGCAACCGGGACTTCCAGACCCACCAGCTGTACGTCGCCAACGGCGGTCACCAGGCCGGCCGGCCGATCACCGCGGACGCCAACGCCGACGACCGGCTGCTGGTGGCGTACCCGGTCGGTGGTGCGACCCGGCACAGCCTGCTGGGCGCGACGGTACGCAACGCGGCGACCGGTCACCGGCGTACCCTGCGGCACGATCCGTTCCTCGCGGTCGGCGAGCTGCTGGTCGAGACGGACCGGCCGGCGCCGGTGGAGATCGACGGTGAGGTGTGTGGTGAGACCCCGATCCGGCTGCGGGTCGACGCCAACGCGTTGCGGGTGATGGCCGCAGCCGGGACCATCGACCACTGA
- a CDS encoding beta-L-arabinofuranosidase domain-containing protein, with translation MSSSSLSRRRLLQAAGATAVVSATGVTTGAVVGAAPAAAALPPARPDIGVGAYGFDVGQARLSASRWLDNQNRTINYLRFVDVDRMLRNFRANHRLSTNGAASNGGWDSPTFPFRTHMQGHFLSAWAFAWAVTGDNVFRDKANYMVAELAKCQANNGAAGFAAGYLSGFPESDFTSLEARTLNNGNVPYYCIHKTLAGLLDAWRYLGNNQARDVLLSLAGWVDWRTGRLSSSQMQNMLGTEFGGMNAVLTDIYQQTGDSRWLTTAQRFDHAAVFNPLAANSDQLNGLHANTQVPKWIGAAREYKATGTTRYRDIASNAWNITVDAHTYAIGGNSQAEHFRAPDAIAGYLRNDTCEACNTYNMLKLTRELWLLDPGRAAYFDFYERALLNHVLGIQNPASNHGHITYFTPLNPGGRRGVGPAWGGGTYSTDYDSFWCCQGTGLEVNTALTDSIYFHDGSTLTVNLFMPSVLNWSQRGITVTQTTSYPVSDTTTLTVTGNVAGSWTMRIRIPAWTSGATVSVNGVQQGIATTPGSYATLTRSWSAGDTVTVQLPMRVIMVPANDNPDVAAITYGPVVLSGNYGNSTLSGLPSLDTASITRTSASTLAFTATANGSAVGLGPFHDAHGHNYTVYWSVGSGGGNPGTASFRLVNANSNLVLGVQNMSTADGGLALQWDDNGTADHDWEIIVDGGAIRLRNVHSGKVLGVENMSTADGARILQWSDTGTADHRWTVVDVGDGTHKLRNVHTGKLLAITGGSTARGAQAVQDPDNGSLDNQWRFLPNGTRRIQNRASGLVLGVQNMSTANGGLAIQWGDTGTADHLWTAVTDTGGYLRLRNSHSGKVLGVENMSTATGARVLQWDDNGTADHRWRLRYRSDGYFRLQCANGGKVLGVSGGSTAQGAQIVTSDDYGQNDTLWRFV, from the coding sequence CGCCGGCGCGGCCCGACATCGGCGTGGGGGCCTACGGATTCGACGTCGGCCAGGCCCGGCTGAGCGCCAGCCGATGGCTGGACAACCAGAACCGCACCATCAACTACCTGCGCTTCGTCGACGTCGACCGGATGCTGCGCAACTTCCGGGCCAACCACCGGCTGTCCACCAACGGCGCCGCGTCCAACGGCGGTTGGGACAGCCCGACGTTTCCGTTCCGCACCCACATGCAGGGCCATTTCCTGAGCGCCTGGGCGTTCGCGTGGGCGGTGACCGGTGACAACGTCTTCCGGGACAAGGCCAACTACATGGTGGCCGAACTCGCCAAGTGCCAGGCCAACAACGGGGCGGCCGGCTTCGCCGCCGGCTACCTGTCCGGGTTCCCCGAGTCCGACTTCACCAGCCTCGAGGCCCGGACGCTGAACAACGGAAACGTGCCGTACTACTGCATCCACAAGACCCTTGCCGGCCTGCTCGACGCGTGGCGCTACCTCGGCAACAACCAGGCCCGCGACGTCCTGCTCTCGCTCGCCGGCTGGGTCGACTGGCGCACCGGCCGGCTGTCCAGCAGCCAGATGCAGAACATGCTCGGCACCGAGTTCGGCGGGATGAACGCCGTCCTGACCGACATCTACCAGCAGACCGGCGACAGCCGGTGGCTCACCACCGCGCAGCGGTTCGACCACGCCGCCGTGTTCAACCCGCTCGCAGCCAACTCCGACCAGCTCAACGGGCTGCACGCCAACACCCAGGTGCCGAAGTGGATCGGTGCCGCCCGGGAGTACAAGGCCACCGGGACCACCCGCTACCGGGACATCGCCAGCAACGCCTGGAACATCACCGTCGACGCGCACACCTACGCGATCGGTGGCAACAGCCAGGCCGAGCACTTCCGGGCGCCCGACGCCATCGCCGGCTACCTGCGCAACGACACCTGCGAGGCGTGCAACACGTACAACATGCTGAAACTCACCCGGGAGCTGTGGCTGCTCGACCCGGGCCGGGCGGCGTACTTCGACTTCTACGAACGGGCGCTGCTCAACCATGTGCTCGGCATCCAGAACCCGGCCAGCAACCACGGACACATCACCTACTTCACCCCGTTGAACCCGGGCGGCCGACGCGGCGTCGGCCCGGCCTGGGGCGGCGGGACCTACAGCACCGACTACGACTCCTTCTGGTGCTGCCAGGGCACCGGTCTGGAGGTCAACACCGCGCTGACCGACTCCATCTACTTCCACGACGGCAGCACGCTGACGGTGAACCTGTTCATGCCGTCGGTGCTGAACTGGTCGCAGCGGGGCATCACCGTCACCCAGACCACCAGCTACCCGGTCAGCGACACGACCACCCTCACGGTCACCGGCAACGTCGCCGGGTCGTGGACGATGCGGATCCGGATCCCGGCCTGGACCAGCGGGGCGACGGTCAGCGTCAACGGCGTACAGCAGGGCATCGCCACCACACCGGGCAGCTACGCCACCCTCACCCGGTCCTGGTCCGCCGGCGACACGGTCACCGTCCAGCTGCCGATGCGGGTGATCATGGTGCCGGCCAACGACAATCCCGACGTCGCCGCGATCACCTACGGTCCGGTGGTGCTCTCCGGCAACTACGGCAACAGCACGCTGAGCGGGCTTCCGTCGCTCGACACCGCGTCGATCACCCGGACCAGCGCCAGCACCCTCGCGTTCACCGCCACCGCGAACGGCTCGGCGGTCGGCCTCGGCCCGTTCCACGACGCGCACGGGCACAACTACACCGTCTACTGGAGTGTCGGCTCCGGCGGCGGCAACCCTGGCACGGCCAGCTTCCGGCTGGTCAACGCCAACAGCAACCTGGTGCTCGGGGTGCAGAACATGTCCACCGCCGACGGTGGCCTGGCCCTGCAGTGGGACGACAACGGCACCGCCGACCACGACTGGGAGATCATCGTCGACGGTGGCGCGATCCGGCTGCGCAACGTGCACAGCGGCAAGGTGCTCGGTGTGGAGAACATGTCGACCGCCGACGGTGCCCGCATCCTGCAGTGGTCCGACACCGGCACCGCCGACCACCGCTGGACGGTCGTCGACGTCGGCGACGGCACCCACAAGCTGCGCAACGTGCACACCGGCAAGCTGCTGGCCATCACCGGCGGATCGACCGCCCGCGGCGCCCAGGCGGTGCAGGACCCGGACAACGGCAGCCTGGACAACCAGTGGCGGTTCCTGCCGAACGGCACCCGGCGGATCCAGAACCGGGCCAGCGGGCTGGTGCTGGGGGTGCAGAACATGTCCACCGCCAACGGCGGCCTGGCCATCCAGTGGGGCGACACCGGCACCGCCGACCATCTCTGGACGGCGGTCACCGACACCGGCGGCTACCTGCGGCTGCGCAACTCGCACAGCGGCAAGGTGCTCGGTGTGGAGAACATGTCGACGGCGACCGGGGCCCGGGTGCTGCAGTGGGACGACAACGGCACCGCCGACCACCGGTGGCGGCTGCGGTACCGCAGTGACGGCTACTTCCGACTGCAGTGCGCCAACGGCGGCAAGGTGCTCGGGGTCAGCGGCGGGTCCACCGCGCAGGGGGCACAGATCGTGACCTCGGACGACTACGGCCAGAACGACACGCTCTGGCGGTTCGTCTGA